Proteins encoded within one genomic window of Spirochaetota bacterium:
- a CDS encoding HDOD domain-containing protein has product MINRDSIDIKDLPVFPQVAIKILQIQEDNIDISFKELESIILLDPALTAKILKVANSALYARQREITNLQQALTLLGFKMVKSLVLLVSASNIYSKNVKSQQQTTAATVTKTSTAMIWRHSVVTAFISKYVATRIKNDEKKEDVFVAGLLHDIGRLFMMFNFKDKYEQYIAYLNQMQYKDICEIEEKIFEINHQDIGRIVLEKWNFPNELVDVVAQHHVAQVDSKYKTTVQIVGLANICAKIIEKENLSENDRELLTAFSKALDITHEDYNYLTGEIVNTLQNDELYKMSTSLIG; this is encoded by the coding sequence ATGATTAATAGAGATAGTATTGATATAAAAGATTTACCAGTTTTTCCGCAGGTTGCAATTAAAATATTGCAAATACAGGAAGATAATATTGACATCAGCTTCAAGGAGCTGGAAAGCATTATTTTACTTGACCCGGCATTAACAGCCAAGATACTAAAAGTGGCTAATTCAGCACTCTATGCCAGGCAACGTGAGATCACCAATTTGCAACAGGCTCTGACGTTACTTGGCTTCAAAATGGTAAAAAGCCTTGTGTTGCTGGTTTCAGCTTCCAATATTTATAGCAAAAACGTGAAATCTCAACAACAAACTACTGCAGCCACAGTTACCAAAACATCAACAGCAATGATATGGCGACATTCTGTAGTTACTGCATTCATTTCAAAATATGTGGCTACCCGTATTAAAAATGATGAAAAGAAAGAGGATGTATTTGTTGCTGGCTTGCTTCATGATATTGGCAGGCTTTTCATGATGTTTAATTTTAAGGATAAGTATGAACAATATATTGCATATCTCAACCAGATGCAATATAAAGATATATGTGAAATTGAAGAAAAAATATTTGAAATCAACCATCAGGATATTGGCAGGATAGTACTGGAAAAATGGAATTTCCCCAATGAACTGGTAGATGTGGTAGCACAGCATCATGTTGCTCAGGTTGACTCAAAATACAAGACCACTGTTCAGATAGTAGGACTGGCCAATATATGTGCAAAAATTATTGAAAAGGAAAATCTTTCAGAAAATGATAGGGAATTGCTTACCGCCTTCAGCAAGGCATTAGATATTACCCATGAAGATTATAATTATCTTACTGGTGAAATTGTCAATACCTTGCAAAACGATGAATTATATAAAAT